The genomic window CGGCTTCGCGGGGGCTGCCCACCAGTTCGTAGCCGTGCCGTTTGAGATCGGCGACGACCATTTCACTGTCCAGCACATTCATCTGGCAGCCGACGGTTTCGATGTAAAGACGTTTGCTCATAGCGTTTGGTTAGGTTTCGTTTTGCGCGTCGCTGGAATCGCTGAGCGGTTTTGCCTGACTGCGTTGGACGTAGTCCCGCAGGGTTTCGGCGTACAGCGTCCGACGGCGGACCATGATGCCCGAAAAGAGGGTCACGGTGACCATCACCGCAACCGCCCATAATACTAGTTCGGCCACGGAAAACTCAGCCAGACCCATGACCATTCACCTAACAACGTAACAGCATTGCAGAACTTACGGGACGGGTGATCCGGCTATGGCAAGGCGATAATCGCTCCGGAAATCGCCGCCGCTTCGACGATCGCCGCGTTTCGCTGATAGGGCGGTCGCTGGCACAGAGCGGGAGCACAGGTGCCGGGACGATAGTATCCAAGCGTATAGTTGCACTCGCAGGGGTGCTGCACGGTCGCCAGATAGGGCAGCATCGGCACGGTGGCAAAGAAACGGGCTCCGCTGGTCAGCGGGGTCAGGCACTTGCAGCGTTCTTGGCCGTGTCGCTCCAGCATCACGTCTTCGAAGTACAGCGGATTGGAGAACGTGTTGGGGGCGTGCCACAGGTAGGCGGTCAAAGCCCACGCGCCGCTGCGGTTGGGGCCTTCCGGCAGCGGCTCGGTGAGGTTCGGTTCGGGCGTCTCGAGCGCATCGGGCAAACGACCGTTGCCGATCACCGACAGATCGATCGTGGGAGCTCGCAACTCGGGAATCTCGAACTCCCCGTCCTTGACGTGCACCGAGCGGTCGGCGCCATACATCGACTCACCACCCAGCTGTGAACGACCGTCAACGGCTGACGGTCCTCCAGGGGCAAGCCCCTGCTGAGCGGACACCGACGTTGTGCCCGCCAGAGCCAGCAAGACGATCGAATGGAGAATGAATTTTTTCACGATGGGCATCCTTGTCTGACACTAAAAAATCAAACCGCGCGATCCTCACACGTCTTCCAAAACCTGACATCGTCTTTCGACCGAGCTTGCCACCAGAGCAACCCGTCCGGGATGAACAATCACTACAGCCGGAATTACCAATGCTAGCATTATCGGTAGCCGCATTTCAGCCGCGAAGCGGCGGCGTCATGTAGCCATGGGCGCCAGCCCATGGAGCCGTTGACACCTGCGGCGCAAAGTCCCAACGGGACGACATCACTTTGGGGCCGCCGCGGACTGCTGTCGCCCCGTTGGGGCTTGGTGCGAGTGGATTTCCCCAAACCATGGGCTGGCGCCCATGGCTACATGATGTCGTCCCTTCGGGACTAAGAACGAAGACGCTCGACAGGGCTTACCCCACGGGCATGGGCCCAAAGTAGATAATATTGGCCTAGTGCCGCGGCGGCTGATGTCCAAAGTCTGGCGACTTCGGCTACGGGTGGGTCCAAAGTCTGGCGACTTCGGCTACGGCTGGGTGGGCAGTTCGGTTTCTTCGAACTTCAGCGAGGCGCTGTTCATGCAATAACGTTTGCCGGTCGGTCGGGGGCCATCGTTAAAGACGTGTCCGAGATGGGCCTTGCAGCGGGCGCAGTGGACCTCGGTCCGCGGATACAACATTTTCCAATCGCGTTTGGTGCCCACCATCTTCTCGCTCAGCGGCGCATAGAAGCTGGGCCAGCCGGTGCCGGATTTAAATTTGGTTTGCGAGGTAAATAGCGGGTACTCACAGACCACGCAGCGATACAGGCCTTCTTTCTTGTTGTCCCAGTAGAGATTGCGGAACGCCGGTTCGGTGCCTTCCTGCTGGGTGACCTTGTACTGGATACCGGTCAGCGAGCGTCGCAGTTGGGCTTTGTTCTGCGGTTCATACTCGGGAATATCAAAAGGCACGCTCTCTTCGGCTCGAGCGGGCGACGCCGACTGGCCCCACACCAACACTCCGGCGAACCACACCACCGCCGCCAGGGCGGCCCATCGCAGGGATCGGATCCAAACATTTCGTCGACTCATGAAACGGGCTCCTAGACACAGCGGTTGATGGCAACTACTAAGATAATGAATTATTGTAGCGCCCACCCACCGCCGAACCAAATTTCGGAGGCTTCGCTTG from Roseimaritima ulvae includes these protein-coding regions:
- the msrB gene encoding peptide-methionine (R)-S-oxide reductase MsrB is translated as MSRRNVWIRSLRWAALAAVVWFAGVLVWGQSASPARAEESVPFDIPEYEPQNKAQLRRSLTGIQYKVTQQEGTEPAFRNLYWDNKKEGLYRCVVCEYPLFTSQTKFKSGTGWPSFYAPLSEKMVGTKRDWKMLYPRTEVHCARCKAHLGHVFNDGPRPTGKRYCMNSASLKFEETELPTQP